From Malaya genurostris strain Urasoe2022 chromosome 2, Malgen_1.1, whole genome shotgun sequence:
ataaaatctttttttttttaattagatctttaatgaattagtgcaattttcgaattttgattttttcgaaaactgtgtaaaatgacgaagattgtatttattttatttttgttttttttttcaagtaagacgcattaggttgttatgttctgtatgatgattatggatttttaataatttgtttagttaaaaaaaaatgagtcgtctacaaaagtatgagcctcgcgcgcgcaaagcaggtagaggcaatctggaaattgaatatgactggaactggatatgttctcttttatttttgagagctttagcATTCTACGTGTCGAGTTCGAATCTTGACTTTTTAAGATTTGATTAatgatttattgattatatttcgtACATAATCgggatcggaagttgttgatggaattgggcttggctctgctcatccgcagtctcgttactccatcgtagctgatgtgtgtagcgatgaactggtccggcgggaggggccaggagaattactgtctgatactgacaaagatatcgggttcgattcctgatttgttcaaggatcttcccgggttggaaattttcttgaataaccctggatagtaaatcggaaatatttgaacgttttcttgttctcagttgtactttagaaggagaatctatacctgctggattaaccagatcgttttatatttagttaactggttaaaatatgtgatgaaatatttattatcatttagataaatcgtccagctcacacctttgtacgGGTATGAGGCGGGACCATCATGTAAAGATGAACTGTAAATATGACATTCGGGTTCATTCGTGCCGtaactatcggatcgatcggacgtaaattcgccTTTCTCCAATCGTGTATTGAGTTGATTTTTTCTGTTATCAAAGTCATTCCATATTCAATTGTGTCTGGATTAGAGTGATAattctaattaatccgttctcaaggccgactgtgagcttgtgtaaagcagcactgcgtgtagTACCGTTAGCaagcgctgggcgctgcgtatatatcgtttacatatacattagaaacagtggcatctcgtcctcatgtgcacctcgtgcactgcacaacctgtCAGATTGAAGAAATTAGTTGGATCCCAActcgcatttatttattttatagatTCCTATTTGTCCGATAAAAGCAGGTCGGATGGTACCGAATATGAAGTAATGAGCGTTTTTTTCCACACCACAATATGGACCACAAATTCACCCTAAGCTTCTTGCGCTTGCTGGTCTATGACAGCCGAACGATCttttttatattgtattgcCGTAGCCAATGCGTGGCGCTCTGAACCCGATCACATTGGCTTGTGCACCAAAATTTCGTCTATGTACACACATCTCGTATACATCCaacttaaaatttcaagtatctcttgtgttagtgtcttttctgTGCActtgagttactgcacagattcaagaagagaaggaGTTACTCAGCTAAGCTCCGAGTTTTGTTGCTCTCTCACGTTGGGCTCTTAGGGAATTTTCTTTGCTTTTCAGGGTTACCATACTCGCAGGTATTTTCCAAATCATTCTGCCACACAGATTCTGTACCACAGAGTTTTCATatataagaaaaaatcataGATTTCtacatcagtcggtgttgaacagtcgttcgcaccgcacgcgtatagctcttggctcctggaatttttttctggctacctagagtttcattgattcaaggcttcagtctttttcaagactacctgaatcactaactaagtgactaagtgatacaaagagtgatattagagtgactaagaaattaatcagccttttttaaggctagctaggagtctaatcgaagactaatttagcctagttaattgattttaaaatttcattcatttaaaaaatgccagcgtccaatcggaaaggcaacaagcctaaggctaaaaataattcaatacggaataaatcacaatccgttattcaacatttttctaataacattcacgatattatagaatctgaatgtaaaaataaaagactacggacggatttcccttccgttgattctatgccgtctaacaatatttacgagattcttcctgaatccgattgtagcgacatagaagaaaattcgtcaaaaattcccaaaatggacgcttgtcgttcagggaaaaaacatcaatctatgccaccacggtgacggtgatgatttccgacttcaaagcattccgtactgagctttctacttttctcccggaagtaaaagattcatttcaaatcggacgaagaggagaatgtcgagtcctggttgatggattggaagattacgaacgtcttattcgatatttgtccgagaaacttcataaattttattcatatgatataaaatcagacagacctttcaaggttgtcttgaaaggcttatcaaatgatcgaattacagatgaaattaaaaatgaattcaatgcgttgatgagcaaataaatcaaatgatagctgTAAAAACGAACAAGATATCGATTTATTTTTTCctaataggattctaaatgctcgtggagtaatcagaaaaataatcagaaagttcgttatgatgaactctccgctggttttaagccaattttattttcaatagctcgactaatttatcttctatgagaaatctttctacaattgatctgattctagcagatcaatataatatttgtagtgaactgactttgattcagatcatctaccaataacattcagggtttcaaattaagcaatgattagttcaattagtACTACCACCTTAGAACTAATCGCCTAGAATACAGATCTCATATTGAAAGCaatgtaaaccctgaaattgttttgggaaatatCGATACAGCCAAACATAATTTAaattattacattattgaagttAGAAGTCTATCACTTCCTAAAGGTCAAACTAAGTTCAACTCTCCTCCTAttatggaatagttgaggacctttaaaagaagactaaacatagattcactgaaaaAATCAATCCATATTCCAATTATTTCTTGGATTCTATACtggtcctcagaaaccagtttcagctCTCAAAGGAGGAACTCAAATACTCcctgcaaacggtggataagaTCAAAGTATAAAACTCTTCCAATTTTGTGAGTCCTAtgacaagatgacattactgagtcaAATTATGTTTAAACAAGGGCAATAAATATCAAACTTAAAAACACGAAGACTCCGAAAGTATaattttagtaaaaaaatttctgttaCCTTGAGACTTAGTCAACAATTTTGCAAGTAATAAAAAGAACCTCCAtaacttaataaaaaaatccaacagaagcatccaaattatcataatttttcaaaatgagctttcattgtgctgttattgataacaactaaaaaaaactctGATGCTTCCTGATGGATTCAAAATTGCCTGTAAGCCCTTACAAATCTTTGGACGAGACATAGACATAGTCACTTGTTGAAAATAAAATCAGTATGCTAACAATTGTTACTAGTATTTGGGGTAATAATATTTTTCCCGGgttttcactaaaattcccgactttttcccggtgaaactAAATTCCCGAGTTTTCCCCCCTACACTTGCCTCCAACTTTTCACTTGTTGTATACAAAAAATCATTATAATGCAAATTGTTACTTTAGTTTGTAATATTTTTTGATGGGTTTTGCATTAAAATTCCCGATTATTACCCGGTCACGTGCCACCCTGTGATTCAAgtatttttcttttcaacagTACTCATAAAGCTTACCAAAGCAGTAAACAAACCCAAAATAAGATTATACTAACGtcagtgttgaacagtcgttcgcaccgcacgcgtatagctcttggctcctggaaatttttctggctacctagagtttcattgattcaaggcttcagtctttttcaaggctacctgaatcactaacagtctttttaaagactaacaattagtcagcctttctcaaggctatataaagagtgatattagagtgactaagaaattaatcagccttttttaaggctagctattcaaagaactattcttcgaactaatcagtctttatttaaactaccacaaaatcagtctttatcaagacttttccaatttaggagtctaatcgaagactaatttagcctagttaatttaatttaaaattccattcatttcaaaaatgcctccgcccaaccggaaaggcaacaagcctaaggctaaaaataattcaatacggaataaatcaaaatccgttattcaacatttttctaataacattcacggtcgtatagaatctgaatgtaaaaataaaagacaacggacggatttcccttccgttgattctatgccgtctaacaatatttacgagattcttcctgaattcaATTGTAGTGAcattgaagaaaattcttcaaaaattcctaaaatggacgcttgtcgttctgggaagaaacatcaatctatgccaccagtgacggtgatgatttccgacttcaaagcattccgtactgagctttctacttttctcccggaagtaaaagtctcatttcaaaccggacgaagaggagaatgtcgagttttggttaatggattggaagattatgaatgTCTTATTCGAtagttgtccgagaaacttcataaattttattcatatgatataaaatcagacagacccttcaaggctgtcttgaaaggcttatcaaatgatcaaagtattgatgaaattaaaaatgaactaaaagattttatcggttttgccccttcccaagtaatacttatgaaaaaaagagcgaatggtacttctaaaccacgctctggaatttcccatgaactttacctaatacacttcaatcgaagtgatgtaaacaatttcaaaactttagaaaaagtacgtttcatttcccacattaaaattcattgggaacattataaacggcataatcgtattgcaaaacttaacgcaatgtcgtcgttgccaaggcttcggtcatggaattaaaaattgtcatatggacatacgatgtttgaattgtggtaaatcgcattcgaaagacgtttgtccaatgaatgaaaccactgatacattttcatgttcaaattgcgatggaaatcataaatccaattatttgaaatgtcctgtcagggaaaaaaattttaaacgctcgttcgcttagacaacaagtcaaatcaacgaccttaaatttacagaacatacctgaaaatcaaaaaaccgttacaaatgccacgcctaattcttctaaggcacttatttcttctaatttaaaacagaaaacaggtacgcctgccaattcgtcttctaacgaaaacaatttattgacaggtagatcgacctcgtcatcatcttcttctaatgtcagttatgtcagtataacaggtagaaatctaccacctatttcttctaatgtaaataatcaaaacacaggaccgccttgcagtccatcttctaacgaaaacaatttattaataggtagaccggccaaatcatcttcttctaatagcagtctacctacaaatattccttcaatgccattcgcttctttaaatgaatcgatttaggcgatataactgaaaataaaatgatctacctacaagatcaactttttcaaatgatcatccaaatgaattcgacttcatcactttttgaagcatttcaaatcggatggaaatttgcaaataacattataatgaatttaaaatttaacagtgatgttaaataatcatttgaacattttaaattggaatgctcgatctttgaaatcgagtgaagacgaattttataattttctcgaagttcacaaaatccatattgccattgtgacagaaacttttcttaaaccaaatgtcaaattgaaaagtaatccacattatgtagttcatcgatttgacaggtttactggaatgggtggtggagttgccatttttgtccaacggcaaattaaacatcgaatattACCTTCttccaatactaaagttattgaaagcttgggaatcgaagttgaaaccattcatggaatttatttcatcgctggagcatatttgccattccaatgcaccggcgaacaattaaatttcttaaaaggcgatttgcaaaaacttacaagatatcgatcgaaatttttcgtaataggggacttaaatgctaagcatgtccagtggaattgtaggcaaaataacagtaatggtaaaatactccataatcaactctcagctggttacttcacagttcttcatcccagtaatccgacttgtttctcttccgtgaaaaacccgtctacaattgatctggttctaacagatcaaagtcacatttgtagtgaaccgattacacatgctgactttgactcagatcatcttcctgtaacattcagactttccaacgaagatttaaataatccaattagttctatattcaactatcatagagctaattggttggattacagatctcacattgaaaatcatgtgaatcttgaaactattttagaaaatcttctatcagtaaactttttgaaaaaattatcttgttgagaatgatgtctcatataaatgagaattcaatttttttaccagagcagtttggatttcgtcatgaacattcaactactcatcaactcgtaagagttacgaacatgataaaagcaaataaatcttctgggttattcactggagttgctcttctagacatagaaaaagcattcgacagtgtttggcacaaaggtttaatagcaaagatgtctgatttccagtttcctatttatttgatcaaaatgattcaaaattatttaactgatcgtactcttcaggttagctatcagaattgtaaatcagaATCTGaaaacccgtacgagcaggtgttccgcagggttcgagcgtagctccaatcttgtataatattttcacttctgatcttccaaatatacccgttggttgtcagaaatcgctattctgtgacgacacaagtctgttagccacaggtagaaatctaagagtgatctgtagtcgcctacaaagaagtttaaatattttcagtgattatctgtcaaaatggaaaattaaaccaaatgtagcaaaaacgcaattaattatttttcctcataagccaagagcttcttttcttaaaccaaacaataatcacattctcaaattgaatggcttggaattgacatggtctgatcaagctaaatacttaggtttaacgtatgacaaaaaactcgctttcaaggatcacattgaaggaatccaggcaaagtgtaataaatatattaaatgtttatatcctcttataaacagaaattctaagctctgtctaaagaacaaattgttaatttataaataaattttcagaccagccatgctttatgcagtaccaatttggtcaagttgttgttccaccaggaagaaaacgcttcaaaggattcagaataaaattctgaaaatgattttgaagcgtcctccctggtttagtacaaatgagttacacagactcacaaatatagaaccattagatgtaacgtcacataatattataagcaaattgcgACAaacatcgatgcaatcttcaattgaatcgattcgctctctgtattagttagtaagtttgtatataagttctgtttccccattacacaatacaagtaggtttagaattttccctacacaaaaatctcagaattgcggaagcaaatgatgttctcATGGTAATAACTAAATCATATATatgtaatagggctgaaaagtcaccgcttgtggctgaacacccaatttaaatcctaataatttaattttaactcatattccaataaatagttatttaaaaaaaaaaaaagattatacTAACCAGGAATTCGCCGGCACATGTAGTTCTCGTATATTCGCCTGTTGTTTTGACGGGTTTCCAGTGAACTCAGTCCACGGGGCCACCGTCGTTCGTGGCAGTTTTCCATCAGATCGTCTAGAATGTGTGGTGGACAGCCCGACTCCGAAAGGGCTCGCTTGATCATTAACTAAAATGGAGCAAAAAAACCAATGTTAGCATCACGGTTTAGAGAAAAATCACACGGCGGATGACACAACGCGAAACAAACCTGCAGTGCATCATCGGGTGTGGAGATCATTCCACCCCATCGAGTGACGCGTGCCCTCGCCAGTCCATTACACCACCGCGTTACCTCATCCCGTTCCATCTGATCGGCGATGGCTCGCATCGCGGGATTCGACACGCGCATCGCCCTCATAAAATCCTTCACCAGGTTCAGTTCACGCTTCAGTTCATTTATCACAAGATTTTGATCGTTGATTTCGTTCTTCAGCTCGCTCATCTTCTGCTGCTGATTGTGTACTAGCGACCGCAACTCCCGGAAGCAGTTATGATCCTTGTACTCATCTTTCGGGATCACGAAGCCGCAACCCTTCTCGCACGGTAGCGGACGTTTGGGATTGTGCTCGCACTCCTCGATGTGAGTGGCCAATGTGTCCAGTTTGAGAATCAGAGTGCAACCGTACATGGCATTCTCGCAGCTGATGTTCAACCGCGACAGCAAATTTCGAAGTATCCTTGGCACGGCTCGGAGATTACTGTTGGTGATGGGATTCCGATCGACCGGGCATGTCGGTTGGCGCGAAAGCCACTCTGTGATGCATGCCCGACAGAATGCGTGTTCGCATGCCACCGCCTAGAACGGAACGGAACGTAGATGTAAAGCCGTTTGCTTTTTTTGTTTCTCCAATTGTGTGTTGGAATTAAGTTGTAGTAGTACTAGAAATAAAGAATCTTTGCCAAGCTCACCCCACCGAACGCTGAACCTTATTGACGACCAGACGGCGAGTAATAAAAATGCACCGATCATAAATGGAGATTGCGTGACCGGAgccgaaaataaattaaaaccaATCGAATCGGATCGAAGAAATCACAAACATTTCACTTTTCGTCCGCGGGAAGCCGAGCCGGCTGGCTGTCGAGATTGCGTTGAACCACATGCAGCACGGAGAAACAAACCGAAAGTTTTTTTGCGTCGCAGGCCGCAGCACAGCGCACCGCACCGGACCGGACCGGAATTGGAATGGAACTGTTGCTATCGTTTAGAAAGGCCAATTTTAGTGCTGAATGGTGATTGGAACTTGATTGATTTCAAGTagcgaaatttgaaaactttgataaaGTCTCTCAATGGGGTAAAGTAGAATTTAGGTGGAGGTTTGCATGCATGTAGCATTTCACGTTGaataaagtgaaaaaatatttacaatcgtACTTTAAATAGTTGGTACAGAGACTTGCTTGCTCATTGTAAGAATAGAAGGTTCCATTGATACCTTTTattcttttttgtttcgattatagaggattCAACTTTAAGGTCAATTgcctcttcgagccagaaaatctttctgactttacgtgcggggttgggaattgaacccagccagacttacccatcacgctatacccgtccctataccatatttttttacttaaagactgtcccagaacgtatggacgcaaccaaaaaccgctgccatttcgcaatggttcagaatctgtcaatttttatggctgcgttctgttgttcacactcttctctaaccacttgtgcagttgtttattcgttttcattagtttgtttcgaaatgcgtggactttcagcagaataacgtcgaacaattgtgtacaaatggtgcacagaacgcggactgtcactgagaaagatagcaaaaatggaaggagtaagtgaaaaagccgtgcgaaatgcaatcaggaagttcggtgagaataacacctttgaggataaaccgaaaacgggtcgaaaaaaaggtcctgctaaccctcagttggataaacgtatattgaaggcgttcgagcaaaagagggaggtttcagttcgggatgcgaccaaaaaagtgggcacttcgaagtcaaatgttcttcgtgctaaagaacgtttgaatcttcgaacccataagaagcagaaaccaccaaaacgtagtccgaaacaagaagcatcgatcaggtcgagggttcgaaagctgtacaatacgattcttgctggaaatttgacctacataatcatggacgacgaaacctacgtgaaactcgattacaaaaccTTGCAGGGAccataatattatacggtgcgagaagggcaagtgttaaaccagtccgagacatcgattgaaattaaaaaaatttagtaAAAAAGTTAGTCTGGCAAGAAATttatagctgcggtaagatttcatcaccactgcttcaatgaacagcgaaatatacatcaatgaatgtttacaaaaacgacttctacccatgattcgaagccacaaggatcctgttgtcttctagctagatcttgcttcttgccactactcgaaatcaacggtagaatggtatactacaaaaatgtcagtttcgttccaaaagacattaatccaccaaattgtccacaacttcgaccaattgaggaattttgggcattaacgaaggcacattttaggaaacatgtctcggcagccgaaaccattcaacagttcgtaaaagattggaaaaaagtgtcaaaacttgtcgccaagaagtctgtacggaatttaatgaggaacgttcgcaagaaggtgcgccagctagctccgtagcaaatgttgagaataataacagatcggctgaaaagttcgtatcgtttctatgagagggcgccactagaattaaatccataccattttcagttagtaccaaccttcaaaagatacgtgtataaatttgacagctgtctgattattagtttgtgagatattgcattttgagtgaagctacttttgttattgcgaaaaaaatgaaaaaaaaaggaatttcgtgtgttgatgaaaactactttttgatgaaaaaagtgccgccgataccaaaaaatggcttgatgagtgttatccagactttgcaccgggcgaagcaacaattcgtaagtggtttgcaaaatttcgtactggtcatatgagcaccgaagacgatgaacgcagtggacgtccaaaagaggctgttaccgatgaaaacgtaaaaaaaatccacaaaatgattttcaatgaccgtaaagtgaagttgatcgagatagctgacaccctaaagatatcgagggaacgtgttggacatattattcacgaatatttggatatgagaaagctttgtgcaaaatgggtgccgcgtgagctcacaatcgatcaaaaacaacaacgaattgatgattctgagcagtgtttggagctgttatatcgaaataaaaccgtttcgtcgatatataacaatggacgaaacatggctccatcacttcactccggagtccaatcgacagtcagctgagtggactgcacgcgatgaaccgaacccaaagcgtggaaagactcaacaatcggccggtaaggttatggcgtctgtattttgggattcgcatggtataattttcatcgactaccttgaaaagggaaaaaccatcaacagtgactattatatagcgttattagagcgtttgaaggacgaaatttcaaaaaaacggcctcatttgaagaagaaaaaagttttgtttcatcaagacaatgcaccgtgtcacaagtcgatgaaaaccatgctgaaattgaacgaattgggcttcgaattgctccctcatccaccgtattctccagatttggcccccagtgactttttcctgttctcagacctcaagagaatgctcgctggtaaaaaatttagaagcaatgaagaggtaatcgctgaaactgaggcttattttgaggcaaaggacaaatcgtactacaaaaatggtatcgaaacgttggaagatcgctataatcgctgtatcgcctctgatggcaatt
This genomic window contains:
- the LOC131432938 gene encoding E3 ubiquitin-protein ligase NRDP1, with product MGYDLTRFQGDVDEELICPICSGVLEEPLQAVACEHAFCRACITEWLSRQPTCPVDRNPITNSNLRAVPRILRNLLSRLNISCENAMYGCTLILKLDTLATHIEECEHNPKRPLPCEKGCGFVIPKDEYKDHNCFRELRSLVHNQQQKMSELKNEINDQNLVINELKRELNLVKDFMRAMRVSNPAMRAIADQMERDEVTRWCNGLARARVTRWGGMISTPDDALQLMIKRALSESGCPPHILDDLMENCHERRWPRGLSSLETRQNNRRIYENYMCRRIPGKQAVLVLHCDNTHMSEDVMVEPGLVMIFAHGIE